The following are from one region of the Terriglobia bacterium genome:
- the rplS gene encoding 50S ribosomal protein L19: MQNALLTKFTTKHQRTDLPTFRPGDTIRVHVKIKEGDKERIQVFEGVCIAQKHGGVRATFTVRKISFGHGVERIFPLHSKVIDKVEVVRAGRVRRAKLYYIRELRGKAARIKEAKATAE, from the coding sequence ATGCAGAACGCGTTGTTGACTAAATTTACGACTAAACACCAGCGGACGGATCTTCCGACATTCCGCCCCGGCGACACCATCCGGGTTCACGTCAAGATCAAGGAAGGCGACAAAGAGCGCATCCAGGTCTTCGAAGGTGTCTGCATCGCCCAGAAACACGGCGGCGTTCGCGCAACCTTCACCGTCCGCAAAATTTCTTTCGGACATGGCGTGGAACGCATCTTCCCGCTGCACTCGAAGGTCATCGACAAGGTCGAAGTGGTCCGGGCGGGACGCGTCCGCCGCGCCAAGCTCTATTACATCCGCGAGCTGCGCGGGAAGGCGGCACGCATCAAAGAAGCGAAAGCCACCGCCGAGTAG
- a CDS encoding thiamine phosphate synthase, producing the protein MIRYYVTDRRRGDILVCAERAVHDGVDMIQIREKDLPARELFELASRLRTLAAGTKTRILVNDRLDIALAAGLDGVHLPGNGLPPERVRGLVRMVGMSVHSIAEAVQAERASVDFVVFGPVFDSPGKTAVGLEPLRNVAAAVKIPVLAIGGVTLMTAGEVLNAGAAGIAGIRLFQHHA; encoded by the coding sequence ATGATCCGGTATTACGTCACGGACCGCCGCCGCGGCGATATCCTGGTCTGCGCGGAACGCGCGGTTCACGACGGCGTCGATATGATCCAGATCCGGGAAAAAGACCTTCCGGCCCGGGAATTATTCGAGCTGGCCTCCAGGCTTCGCACTCTCGCCGCCGGAACAAAAACGCGCATCCTCGTCAATGATCGTCTCGACATCGCGCTCGCCGCCGGCCTCGACGGCGTCCATCTTCCCGGCAACGGCCTGCCGCCCGAACGCGTGCGCGGACTGGTACGGATGGTTGGCATGTCGGTACACTCCATCGCCGAAGCCGTCCAGGCCGAACGCGCTAGCGTGGACTTCGTTGTTTTCGGTCCGGTCTTCGATTCGCCCGGAAAAACAGCCGTCGGCCTCGAACCGCTGCGGAACGTGGCCGCGGCCGTGAAGATTCCGGTGCTCGCCATCGGCGGCGTCACCCTGATGACTGCCGGCGAAGTCTTGAACGCCGGCGCCGCCGGCATTGCCGGCATCCGTCTTTTTCAGCATCACGCATGA
- a CDS encoding C39 family peptidase, with translation MIRAALLVLQAVQLAAGLWLDVPFVHQSKNGCGSASIWMVMQYWKHPATPDVENIQRRLYSKPVEGIYARDMERYLKEHGFQVFTFNAGWDDLAAHISKGRPLIVCLERNAHGIPLHYVVVVGVDSAQDLVWMNDPAERKLVPMRRGEFEADWKATDNWTLLALPIQEAGQTETPPPLRAALDPSELELASAAFRTKDFAGAEQHLKSVLRARPEDEFANDFLAASYLLDGNLDAALKYWNRVGKPRLRGVRIDPPLRIDPVLLDHTFAFSRAAELDAREYDATRARLDALGIFPRYHFELTPADGDDFDITLHASERNGANYLAWLRGMPYQTVYPAWWNLRRRAINIESLVRWDAQKKRVNVSLTSPLRLNSSLSYRINLDARDENWQLPTAGFNMKRAELSGSTDAILNDAWTWTNGAALTRRSFTNAYTGGRAISYNSGLRHSLLKVPEKRLTIDSAISAGVGKFFAQPAGRFVQTQGDVSARWSDASVRLRGGKSFGDLPFDQLFVLGVDRDSDLRLRGHPATSPDGRKGAAPVTRDFILMNADFTRPLFDKSLFGVRAGPFLDAARIGSGSPWLVDSGVQLKVSVMAAFTFSVSAGWDVRGGSHALFIDSAR, from the coding sequence GTGATCCGGGCCGCCTTACTTGTTCTTCAAGCGGTTCAGCTCGCTGCCGGACTGTGGCTGGACGTTCCGTTCGTCCATCAGAGCAAAAACGGCTGTGGTTCGGCATCCATCTGGATGGTGATGCAGTACTGGAAACATCCTGCCACTCCGGATGTCGAGAATATCCAGCGCCGGCTTTACTCGAAACCGGTCGAAGGAATCTACGCCCGCGACATGGAGCGCTACCTGAAGGAACACGGTTTTCAGGTGTTCACGTTCAATGCCGGATGGGACGATCTGGCCGCGCATATCTCGAAGGGGCGTCCGCTCATCGTTTGCCTCGAGCGGAACGCCCATGGGATCCCGCTGCATTACGTCGTCGTCGTGGGCGTCGATTCCGCTCAGGACCTCGTCTGGATGAACGATCCCGCCGAGCGCAAACTCGTTCCGATGCGCCGCGGCGAATTCGAGGCCGATTGGAAAGCCACGGACAACTGGACACTGCTGGCGCTGCCCATCCAGGAAGCGGGCCAGACCGAAACTCCGCCGCCGCTCCGGGCCGCGCTCGATCCTTCGGAATTGGAGCTGGCGAGTGCGGCTTTCCGGACGAAGGATTTCGCGGGCGCCGAACAACATCTGAAATCGGTTCTGCGCGCCCGGCCTGAAGACGAGTTCGCCAACGACTTTCTGGCGGCGTCGTATCTGCTCGACGGGAATCTCGACGCGGCGCTGAAATACTGGAACCGTGTGGGCAAGCCGCGGCTCCGCGGCGTCCGCATCGATCCTCCGCTCCGGATCGACCCGGTGCTGCTCGATCACACCTTCGCGTTCTCGCGCGCCGCCGAACTCGATGCCCGGGAATATGACGCAACCCGCGCCCGCCTCGATGCGCTTGGAATTTTCCCGCGCTACCATTTCGAGTTGACGCCCGCCGATGGCGACGACTTCGACATCACGCTTCACGCCTCCGAGCGCAACGGCGCGAATTACCTCGCCTGGTTGCGCGGAATGCCGTACCAGACGGTGTATCCTGCCTGGTGGAATCTTCGCCGGCGGGCCATCAACATCGAATCGCTTGTCCGCTGGGACGCTCAGAAAAAGCGCGTCAACGTTTCCCTCACGTCGCCGCTTCGGCTGAATTCCAGCCTCAGCTACCGGATCAACCTCGATGCCCGCGATGAGAACTGGCAGCTTCCCACCGCCGGCTTCAATATGAAGCGCGCAGAACTCTCCGGCTCCACCGATGCGATCCTGAATGATGCCTGGACCTGGACAAACGGCGCCGCGCTTACCCGGCGTTCGTTCACCAATGCGTATACCGGCGGGCGCGCGATTTCCTACAACAGCGGGCTGCGTCATTCCCTGCTGAAAGTGCCGGAAAAGCGGCTGACGATCGATAGCGCGATTTCTGCCGGCGTTGGAAAATTCTTCGCGCAGCCTGCCGGCCGTTTCGTTCAAACCCAGGGCGATGTCTCCGCCCGCTGGTCCGATGCCAGCGTGCGGCTGCGCGGTGGAAAGAGTTTCGGCGACCTGCCTTTCGACCAGTTGTTCGTTCTCGGCGTCGATCGCGACAGCGATCTCCGGCTGCGCGGCCATCCCGCAACGTCGCCGGACGGCCGGAAAGGGGCGGCTCCCGTGACCCGGGATTTCATTCTGATGAATGCCGACTTCACCAGGCCGCTGTTCGACAAATCCCTGTTCGGGGTGCGCGCCGGACCGTTCCTGGACGCCGCGCGCATCGGGTCAGGATCTCCGTGGCTGGTGGACAGCGGAGTTCAACTGAAGGTCTCGGTGATGGCCGCCTTCACCTTCAGCGTTTCGGCGGGATGGGATGTGCGCGGAGGCAGCCACGCGCTCTTCATCGACAGCGCGCGCTAA
- a CDS encoding DUF1918 domain-containing protein: MLRNPQEQRPKFKAGDRVVVVGPGVHRERRGIVAEVRHSGDYVYRYRVRFADGASEQFFGFELAPVEGD, from the coding sequence ATGCTTCGTAATCCACAGGAACAGCGGCCGAAATTCAAGGCCGGCGACCGTGTGGTCGTGGTCGGGCCGGGAGTGCATCGTGAACGGCGCGGCATCGTCGCCGAAGTCCGCCATTCCGGCGATTACGTGTATCGCTACCGCGTCCGTTTTGCCGACGGCGCCAGCGAACAATTCTTCGGTTTCGAACTGGCGCCGGTCGAAGGGGATTAG
- the mutT gene encoding 8-oxo-dGTP diphosphatase MutT has translation MTVDVVAAIIRRDEKILITQRQGHVHLGGLWEFPGGKVEAGESYEAALEREIREELGVDIAVGREFFTVEHAYPAKSVRLHFFDCSILGGEPQALDVADMRWVKPSELSQFEFPPADAELIRRLRSGQ, from the coding sequence ATGACTGTTGATGTTGTTGCGGCGATCATCCGGCGCGATGAAAAAATCCTGATCACGCAGCGGCAGGGGCATGTCCATCTTGGCGGGCTATGGGAATTCCCGGGCGGGAAGGTGGAAGCCGGGGAGTCTTATGAAGCGGCGCTTGAGCGCGAGATCCGGGAGGAACTCGGGGTCGATATCGCGGTTGGGCGCGAATTTTTTACTGTCGAACACGCATACCCTGCGAAATCCGTGCGGCTGCATTTCTTCGACTGTTCGATCCTCGGGGGCGAGCCGCAGGCTCTCGACGTGGCGGACATGCGATGGGTTAAGCCTTCAGAACTCAGTCAGTTCGAGTTTCCGCCGGCCGACGCGGAACTGATCCGGAGGCTGCGTTCGGGGCAGTGA
- a CDS encoding sigma-70 family RNA polymerase sigma factor, giving the protein MSTIRAMSGIERPQFTPEVEVLFREHSRLVYRTACVVTGNREDAEDVLQTIFLRLARAVPDALYKNPAGYLYRAAVNVSLNKIRLQRRQVLTGDFHFLDVAQSPPGSKVDEGTVRRLHEAISTLSPRTVEILILRYVHDYTEPQIAKLLGRARSTITVTLFRARNRLRTLLVASSNGEKK; this is encoded by the coding sequence ATGTCGACGATTAGAGCGATGTCCGGAATCGAGAGGCCGCAATTTACGCCGGAGGTGGAGGTTCTTTTCCGGGAGCATTCCCGATTGGTCTATAGGACCGCTTGTGTGGTGACTGGAAACAGGGAAGACGCCGAGGACGTTCTTCAGACTATTTTCTTGCGGCTCGCCCGTGCGGTGCCGGACGCGCTCTACAAAAACCCTGCCGGATATCTTTACAGGGCGGCCGTCAACGTTTCTTTAAATAAAATTCGACTTCAGCGGCGTCAGGTGTTGACCGGAGACTTTCACTTTCTCGACGTCGCGCAAAGTCCGCCTGGCTCGAAGGTCGATGAAGGGACTGTCCGGCGGCTCCACGAGGCGATCTCAACTCTCTCGCCGCGCACAGTCGAGATTTTGATCCTGCGCTATGTTCACGACTATACGGAACCCCAAATCGCCAAGTTACTGGGTAGAGCGCGCAGCACGATCACTGTGACGCTGTTCCGGGCGCGGAATCGGCTGCGGACATTGCTGGTGGCTTCCTCGAATGGAGAAAAGAAATGA